Proteins encoded within one genomic window of Rhinolophus sinicus isolate RSC01 linkage group LG14, ASM3656204v1, whole genome shotgun sequence:
- the PRDM14 gene encoding PR domain zinc finger protein 14 yields MALRPPGETGPQDKVSHLPETLQSGPQPWAAYYTPFPPYGPYGNTVVAAEEDFQLQPVRQLAAGVSASPALPQFALRTAPPLLSPGLALQREPLYDLPWHGKLPPWYPFPHFPREPQHFLSSHREDTGATSEDVAHAGGRSDSGQCYGSEIAIPPPPVDISLSPEGLKTSQGLPCFPCKRSEDGPKRQNREGKSAHRYHFTQEELHLVLYGVIPSLEYPARLYHAASGFLVPPDGSESDSLPQTLDQDSLQLPEGLCLRRMLFGEVPHFGVFCCSLIAKGVRFGPFQGKVVNASEVKTYGDNSLMWEIFEDGRLSHFIDGKGSAGNWMSYVNCARFSKEQNLVAVQCQGQIFYESCKEIYQNQELLVWYGDCYEKFLDIPVSLQVTEQGKQATEESAEGYRCERCGKVFTYRYYRDKHLKYTPCVDKGDRKFPCSLCKRSFEKRDRLRIHILHVHEKHRPHKCSTCGKCFSQSSSLNKHMRVHSGDRPYQCVYCTKKFTASSILRTHIRQHSGEKPFKCKHCGKSFASHAAHDSHVRRSHKEDEGCSCNICGKTFPDQEALYTHMKFHEDC; encoded by the exons ATGGCTCTGCGGCCACCAGGTGAGACCGGACCCCAGGACAAGGTGTCCCACCTGCCCGAGACGCTCCAGAGCGGTCCCCAACCCTGGGCCGCCTACTACACGCCTTTCCCGCCCTACGGACCCTACGGGAACACCGTGGTCGCCGCGGAGGAGGATTTCCAGCTCCAACCTGTCCGGCAGCTGGCGGCCGGCGTGTCTGCGTCGCCGGCCTTGCCCCAGTTCGCCTTGCGGACCGCGCCTCCTTTGCTGAGTCCCGGCCTGGCCCTACAGAGGGAGCCACTCTACGATCTGCCCTGGCACGGCAAGCTGCCGCCTTGGTACCCATTTCCGCACTTCCCCAGGGAGCCGCAACACTTTCTGAGCAGCCACCGAGAGGACACTGGCGCCACCAGTGAAGACGTGGCCCACGCTGGTGGCCGAAGCGACAGTGGCCAGTGTTACGGATCTGAAATTGCAATTCCTCCGCCCCCTGTGGATATTTCCCTGTCACCTGAGGGGCTGAAGACATCCCAGGGATTACCTTGCTTCCCCTGCAAGCGGTCGGAGGACGGCCCCAAACGCCAGAATCGGGAGGGGAAGTCGGCTCATCGTTACCACTTCACCCAGGAGGAGCTGCACTTAGTTCTGTACGGGGTCATTCCCAGCCTGGAGTACCCAGCCCGCCTGTACCATGCGGCTTCTGGCTTCCTGGTCCCTCCCGACGGCTCTG AGTCTGATTCTCTCCCTCAAACTCTGGATCAAGACTCGCTCCAACTACCAGAAG GTCTCTGCCTCAGGCGGATGCTGTTTGGCGAAGTCCCACATTTTGGTGTATTCTGCTGTAGCCTCATTGCCAAAGGAGTCAGGTTTGGGCCCTTTCAAGGTAAAGTGGTCAACGCCAGTGAAGTCAAGACCTACGGGGACAATTCTCTGATGTGGGAG ATCTTTGAGGATGGTCGTTTGAGCCACTTTATAGATGGAAAAGGCAGTGCCGGGAACTGGATGTCGTACGTCAACTGTGCCCGTTTCTCCAAGGAGCAGAATCTAGTTGCAGTGCAATGTCAAGGACAGATATTTTATGAGAGCTGCAAGGAGATCTACCAGAACCAAGAGCTCCTGGTGTGGTATGGAGACTGCTATGAAAAGTTTTTGGACATTCCTGTGAGCCTGCAGGTGACAGAGCAGGGGAAGCAGGCGACTGAAG AGTCTGCAGAAGGGTACAGATGTGAACGATGTGGAAAAGTGTTTACCTACAGATATTACAGAGATAAGCATCTCAAGTACACCCCCTGCGTGGACAAGGGGGACAGGAAATTTCCCTGCTCTCTCTGCAAACGGTCCTTTGAGAAGCGGGACCGGCTCCGCATTCATATTCTGCACGTTCACGAGAAGCACCGGCCTCACAAG TGTTCTACATGTGGGAAATGTTTCTCTCAGTCTTCCAGCCTAAACAAGCACATGAGAGTCCACTCTGGAGACAGACCTTACCAGTGTGTTTACTGTACGAAG AAGTTCACTGCCTCCAGCATACTCCGCACACACATCAGGCAGCATTCCGGGGAGAAGCCCTTCAAATGCAAGCACTGTGGTAAATCTTTTGCTTCCCACGCCGCCCACGACAGCCATGTGCGACGCTCACACAAGGAGGACGAGGGCTGCTCTTGTAACATCTGTGGAAAAACCTTCCCAGACCAAGAAGCCTTGTACACCCACATGAAGTTTCATGAAGACTGCTAA